The Maylandia zebra isolate NMK-2024a linkage group LG14, Mzebra_GT3a, whole genome shotgun sequence genome includes the window TTGATGTCATTGTGAGGGGCCCAACAGTTCTAAGGTGGGTGGGATACATGTTACAGTAACAACTACATAAATACCCAGTTCCATAGTACCCCAGCAGGAAAATACATTGTCAAAAAATACAAGAGATGATCACTTCACTTGTCAGTAGTTTTAATATTGTGGCTGATGTGTGTATTTGAACAGGATCATACACTTTAATTTCATTTGGATGTAACATTATCACAATACGTAACCTTTTTTAGCTTTCTGTGTTTTAAAGTTCCTCTTAAACTAAAGTAAAATTTCTGTGATGTGTCAAGGATGCAGGCTTTATTACTACTTTGTGACTTGTGAGTCTTTTGTGATGAAATATCGACATTTTAGGCAGGTAGAATTAGGCGTGAGCCTGTGTTTTCCTAAAGTTAAGAAAAGTGAGGAGCTAAATATAGGTAGAAAGAAGCACAGAGGTTACAAAGCATTTGAAAGCAAAGGcttgcacacactcacatacaacacaaaacaaaacggcATCACAGGAAAGCTCCCTTTGGACCCACCAGCAGTAAATTATCAGTGTTGTCCCCAATCTCTCGTTTTTCACCAAGCAGCCAGCACTCCTCTGGGTTTAAAACTCATTTTCGTGTGTCTTGTAAGCTctacatttttacatatttgttcTAAATCCTATTATGAGGCCTTAGTGACATGAATAACGCTCGCAAATTGGAAAGTATCTCCAGGCAAAAGCTGGACACAGAGGTAATCTTCACAATCTAATCTCATGAAGCACAATAGCAGCAACCACACTTTCTGATGTCGTTTAAAGGAAAAACAGGATGGCAATTGAAGAAATTGAAGCATAAAATCTCAAGCACACtattcatacacattaaaagacTTTCCCTTTTTAACCTACCTGTTGGGTCTGAATCACGCAGTGGAGACTGGCATGTGTGAAGTGGGTCACAGTGTGCATGTTCTGGTGTCTCTGGTTGACCGGCAATCATATCCAAACCTAGAGGCGAAAACCCATGCAGATCACAGAAATGCTCTGATCCAGACCCAGCACTCTGGTTGTGCATTACCTGAGGGTATACACAAACAGATGGAGGAACACAGGAGAAGGGGGGATGGAAGGAGGAAGGGGGGAAGCAGTAAAAAGGGGaatgacaaaatgaaaacagtgaGAAAAAACAGGTCATGTTAGGATGAGATAGTAAGTTGATACACGCAGAGACATGGAAAGAGAGTAACGTACAGtggaatacaaaataaaagcttgctCTTAAAACTATCTGTGAATACAGTCCTTCCTGAATCAGTCCAAAAAGATAAAACAAGAGAGCAAACAATATTAATTTAACTTCAAGCTAGGTAAGCAtgttaaatttgtatttttctgtttaGAATGTGCAAATACATATAAATGAGCTAGCTACTGTTCCCTCTCTCATCCAAACTTGATGAATTGATTTTTAATTAACCCTTGGAGCTGGCGAGAGCATCTCACAATAGTGTGGTGGGTTCGCTGTCGTCCCTTTGCAAGTGTCGTCCTGTGAGACAGAAGAAAATGTGGAAACTCTGTTTAGATAAGATTAGATCTGATGCATTAGCATGCTAGCCTTGCAAGACATTGCAGATGGGCTGGGAGAGTATAGAAAGAAAGGCATGTGGGAATAGTGCCACACAGAGCAAGAAATGAGCAAGGATGGAGAATGACAAGAGGAAGACGGGGTAAAAGAAAGGAGAGGcaacacaacacaaagaaacagcAAGAGACCAAATACAATGATAGTGTGCtgcaaaaaaggaagaaaaaaaaccttgagATCTCTTTGTGCAGACCAATAGCTCCTCATAATAAGAAGGATGATGACTAGCTGCCTGAACTATAAAACTAGCCAACTGTtagtaaagttaaaataaaagaaaagggcagaaggaaagaaaaagattgaacaaaggaaagagacagagagaaaaacatacACAGAGGACCAAAGAGGTGGGTCCAGAGAGAGGGAgtgagaaaaagacagaaataccATCTAATCATTTTATGAGCAGTTTGATTCAGGTCCAGAGGCCACAGATAACCACCACCTTTACAATCATGAGCCTCATTTTATTCCAGCTTTTTAATAAAGCACTACCctccttatttttttttcattcctcTGTCACAGTATAAAGGATTCATACCATTAAATGGCTGATAAGTCATTTGGGACCATTCAAGCACTGCCTTTTTAATCCACTCTGTTACTCTTTTCTTCCCTCAATGGTTTGCACCTTTAACACCACAGCTTTAGATGTCTCTGAGCTATAGATGAATAATGTAAAGTAATTAGTGTGATACAAATGTTATCTAATAGATCAGGTCAGCTACAATAAGAAACTCTAACTGTATGTCGCTGAAGCCTTCTCATTCAGTGCAGTGATTATGTCTAGTGTAATGAACTTCAAAAAGTTTTATTACTCAGCTTCAAGATATTTCCCAGATAAAGTTCAGTGGATGACTAGAATGACTCATTTGTTAATTCAATCAGTTATTTGTCAGCAATGAACCACTTATGCGAAGCAAAGGAGGTCATACAAGATTACTCATTTTGTGCAGTAAAAATCTCTGTGCGGCTAAAATGAGAGATATGCACCTCTGCATCAAAAACTTCTCACTTAATATTGTGGCTGAAAAATGTCTCAGTTAAGGTCATTATTGGACAATTTAAATGAGTCACACAGAAACAATGGTCGCAAATAGAATGGTTAAAAAGTTAATAGGTTAAGGTTCAAGTTACACCAGCAATAAAGACAAATCTCTTTTGTATTCGTTCCTGATTGTCAATTTGGCAGCCACTTACGAAGTTCAGCCATTTGCAATTTGCATAATATTCCTTCATTAGGAGAAGACTGATTCAGAGAAAATAATGCAATGACAGCTCTGTAATCCAAGGCTCCCTCTTTCAAGAACCAAAAGCAACTGGGAATACAGTAATATGTTACCATGGATAGTTCTGGCAGCTCTTCTGACTTATCAGTCTGCATGTcttttgttgtttctgtctCTGCAGGAACAAAGGAATCTTCTAGATGAGATATGGCAGGATTCTCTTCTCTGGAGCTCCCTCTCATTAAACGCCCTTGCATCTGTGAATCTTCATCTGAAGTATCTTCTTCAAGTGGATCCAGACCCAGGCTATCACTGGACATATCATCGCCACTGTCTTCAGGCGAAAATCCAGGAATACATGTTTAGAGAATGAAAGGTTTATTTTAAGTTATGATTACAataagttgtttgttgtttcataGACTATGATTGTTGACTTTGATCTAAAATGCTatggcattattattattattattattacagaaTTATTGTCATCCAAACAATGTTGGACTAAAAACTGTTTATTATGACTCAAACCACAGCAGCAGGATTTTCATCTCTATGATGCAATGAAAACTACAACAGCCCTTTCACATGGCACTGCTCTGGCTGCTGCATTCTGGTTGTAATATGTCATTTTTAAGAGCACTCATAGTCTTTACGTATACATTAATTTTGCATTTCTATGGGCCACATGAACGTATGTCACGCTATGTTGCGGTGACAACGGCATGCACATGTGCCCAGCTGGTGCACTTGAACTGTACTTTGTTCCATGCAGCAGGAAACTTGGCTATGTATGGTGCAAACCATAGAAAAGAATGGGTCTCAGAACACAAGGGTGCCTTTATCATGTTTCATATGAAAGGGCCTTAAAGCTTTAATAAGCTGAAGAAGCAAGCTTTTAGAGTTACACCAGCTGAGAAGCTACAGTAAGTGGCAGAAGGATCCAAGAGGAAAGCACAGAGGAGATGGATGAACAGGCAGGTGTGAAAACTAAAAGTAATACCAGGAACAGATCTGACAGAACAAGCCATTATGAACTTACAGCCCAGACTTTAGTCAAATTCAAAGTCTTTtagtaatgtttttttctgaataaaactGCACTTAGCAAACCATAACCATTACATACACATTCAGGACTGGGACCGTAATGTGTACGCAAATAGACCCAAACAAAAAGAGTAAGGAAAAAACTCAAATAAATACTTTACTTTTGAGCTGTGTAAATACTCCCACACAGCTCAAAATACTCCTTTGAGCACAAATCTTTGATTGTTCAGTTACAAGAGTTAATTGGCTAGTAGTAGTACTAAATGTTTAGTGATATTCATATAAATGTACACAGCAAATAAAGTCTGTTCCTATCTTTCCAACCATTTGTTTTGGGCATACATCTGTACACATTGAGATGCATGACATTAACTATGAAGTTCACTGAAAGTACTCTAAGAGGGAAGGGCAATTCTCTGCTGCGTAATTACCTTCCTGTCTGTTCTAGCTTTATGTCAGGTATTTACTTAAAAACTAAACATTAATCAAtactaataaaaagaaaaagaacacttTTTATGGCTGGATCTAAATTGGCTTTGACAGCCCAGTGGAATAAAAGAAAGCCATTACTGCTAAGATCCACAAGCAGTTTATTCATATAAACTGCCTGACCAGTGAGAATTGTGTTCAAACTGTGGCATGACAAAGTGTTCTATTAGGAATCACTTTACTGCAAAGACCTGTGCTTCCCCATCCATAAACATGGACATTTCTTTCTCCTATTTTCTTTCTCCTATTTGTGATCCAAATTTGACTCCCCAGACATTATTGTCTGGTCTCGAGAAATCTCAGCAAATGCCTTGAAATGCAAAATGTATCAAATCAatttatgagaaatagacttcATAATAGAAGTATTCTCTATGTACAAATTGTAGCTATGCAGTGGAAAGAATATTTAGGAAGTAGGGCATATAGAGATGTATTTGCCTTTGCATTCAGGCAGACTTTAAACTACTAACAGAAATATCAGACTATGTAATTATTACTTGCTCAAAACAGTTTCTAACCTCTATTACCCGGTTATTTGGAAAGTATTTGTTACGCATGCCCTTTACCTCTGCTTTTCAACCTTGTTAGCGAGTGACCTTGTACCAAACCCTCCTTGGCCATTAAAGCTGAGGTGGAAATGTCATATCATATGATCTAAGAGCTGTTAATTGTATGAGGTGTAAATTGGCAATGCTTCTTCACAAGATAAGGTAACAATTAAATCTCTCATCTCATCTGCATTTTGTTAGAGTGAATCTAGAGTAGATCTGTAGTTAAAGCCAgacagatcaccgcggagtagTTTGCCAAGTTAATTTATAGCtgcaagaataaaaacaaaagtgacaTGACATGATAAGCATGTGAGAGAACTGAAGATGAGCTGAAACCACACAAAGACTGTTTTCACCAACTGTTTTGTCTTTGACAGTAACAAAGAAGCTTTTATCAGTCACATTGTGAGTCCATCTATTTGTAACAAAGATTTCTAACAATGTAATGTAATCACACAAAAGCAGTTTAAGACAAACCACTCTTAATAAATAGTTAATTTAGCACCCATTAACAAGACtttcattacaaaaacaaagtaaatattGGGTCTAATTGTTGCTCATCACCATCAGTACGCCCACAGGCACACACAAAGATAAATACCAGAGTGGGCACATTACTGCACTTCACTTACCTACTGATAACCTCTCTTCTTCATccactttaacaggaagaacgtTATTTTGGGTGACTTTTAAGAGAGATGATGATGGGATATAATTTGTATCCTGTGACTGAGTTGACTCTGTTTCAACAGACCTAATAACTGGAGCGTCCTCAAATGTTTGAGTTGACCTATATGTAGAGTGTTCATCTGGAGGGGTCGCATCAAATAGAGATAACTTTGACAGGGTTTCTGAAGCCACAGCACTTATTTGTGATTGAGCTGGTTCCAAGTATTTTGCTGGTGAGTGTGCACTTGTAGTCTTAGGGGACAAAGGCAACTGGAGTTGATTATCTGATAGAAGAGATTCTGGGTCACATAAGAAATACTGGGATTCCTTTGGGGACATCAGATTGCTTCTTGGTGATTCACAAATCTTTGGGGAGGAAATAGGCTCTACAAATAACCGGGAAGATTGGGGTTGATCTGGCAAGAGAGCTGAGTCCGAGCATTTCTCTAATGGGGCCGGATGGTTCACTTTGGGCAATAAAGTTGAGTCAGTAGAGCTGGATGATGAAACTGTGAAAGTAGACCTAAGGGGAAATGATATGGATGGAGGAGGGGAGAGATGCTCATCTGAGATTGGCGACCTGCTACTAGTCGTAACTGAAACATCAGCTGAAGATTTGGGAGCTTTAAGCTGGGAATGTGGTAACAAGGAGATATGTTGTGGTGCTCCACAGTCAGCTGTTGATTGGGGAGATTGGCGAGGTGACTTTGCAGGTGATGTCTTGATTGACGACTCTGAAACTGTTGGATTCTCAGCAGTGGGGCATGTTGACAGCTTGTTTTTAGATAGATGTGCTGTGTAAAAGATACAAATAACATTCAGTGCATTGGTTGCTTTTGTAAGCATGAGTTCAGATAATGTTTCATAAGCATggcttaaaaaaagattttcagaCAGAACAGCATCACTATGCTTGAATGCAGAGCTCCAGTCTCCTTACTTTACTAGATCAGTGTATTAATATTTATGCACCACTTCCAAATTGCACAAGTCTGAACTGCAGCATTAATGGacatatacaaacaaagaaacacctGAGAAAACAGAATTCCAATAATCTGCACAGGCTTTTGGCTGACATGGACAAAGATTTTAACAAGAGAGACCCTGTCCACATCCAGGAGCGCAGGGAATGTGTGGAGAGGGtttgcagagagagaaagagtatCACAGACAGCAGCGGGCCACGCATATGACAATATGAGGGAATATACAGGAGGCTGTGAAAAACCTCAGTGCAGTTTTGAAACAGatgtcctttttttctctgccttCACAGCCACATTTCAACACAACAGAGTGTCACTGCAATCCCCTACTGCCTAATACCTGGGGAATTGCAGATGTACTATGCTTTCCTTTCTATGTATGTCTATGTATGTGTGTCAGAACTGAATAAAGTGAGAAATATTAATGTAAAAGTGACCTACATCTAAAAGAAAACTTGCTGGCTTCTACAGTCTGATACAGATTAAAAAAGCATGTCATTTACTCTTTCGCTGCAAAATAGAGAGCTCACATTTAATCGAGGGCCCAGCTTGTGATGTCTGAGGCTTAGATGGTTTGAGCTTCTGAACTAGTCTGGACTGTAGTGGTGCAACAGGCGAAGAAGGGCCGACTCTTAAGGATCCATCATTTAGTAGGGCTGTTTTGGGCACCACCGAGTTTCCTTTCTGTGAAATCCACTGAACAGTATGGACCCTGAGTGATGAATAGAGAAAATTTGTGAATCTATGTCCATTTTTAAAAGTCAATCAGAGAGACACAAACAGCACTCATatgttttaataattaaataattaacatTTTTGCAAAAACCTTAATTGACTTtgctccagtgtttcctgttacaTGTTGTGTAATGATATTCCTGCTAGTAAATTAACAGTTAAGGCCTTTACACACCAGACGTGTaaaatctgtaaaaatatttcatgaaataaatatttcatgcGTTAAATGCAGCTGTTCACAGCAAGCACATAAATTCACTTGACGAATCTGTACCATTTccgttttttgtatttttctgatCAAAACAATCAGATCTGAACAATCAGACTACTGCATTTGActttaaaacacacaacagTACTGCATATAGAATAATATAGAAGTAAAAAATATACTATTttacctcagacacacagctggacaTGCTCCAGGTCAATCGGCTCTCTTAAATGCTTTCTCTCCCTCAGACCTGCACACAACTCTAACTAACAAGAGTTCAAACTGCACCACTGACATCCTGAAAATCTTGAATGCAGCAGTGATACAGCTTCAACTCCTGGATCAAACCATGAAATTCTGCCCGCTGCTGCCTTCTCCTGAGAATTGTATGAACCCAGtatctctttttcttccttttctagtttagaaacatcaggaccaGCTCATCATCGCTTGATGttggtttcattttctttccgTGTGTTTTCTGAGGACGAATTTGCTGTAAAAACTCTGATACACGTTACAAGGTAAGCTCGGCTCCAGAAAATTCAGAATTTCGTGTTGTTTTTTCGCAAAACGCGCTACAGTAGATGTGTAACGACCTTTACTGTCACAATCTTTGATGACTTCTATCAGCTTCcacaacattttcatttttagccATCCAAACAATGCTTCTGTACTACAATGTatttaataaacatttacaaCAAGTTGATAACTAACCGACCAAtaacatttacaaaataattAGTAAGCTTAAACAACTATTATTTAGTGATGATGGTTCCTGTAGAatgttacattttcttttttttctttgagccTTACTCTGGGCTGTTGTCTGCCTTCTTTTCAGCAGCACTGAGTCCCCTCCTGTCTCTGCTTGTCTGTGGACAACAAATGAGATCAGTGTTGTGACACGTGATTTagatgggaaaaaaagagaaagaacaaaTATGTTAGTGTTGTAAAGTCATGTGCACAGGTGTTaagtttttgtctttatttttccttGTTTGTCATGTGTAGACATGTGGTCACTGAGGTGTaatcctttaaaataaaatactccAGTTATTCTCACCTCATCCAGGACTTCAATGCGGAGGCATGACTCAGGTGTAGTAACCTGTGGCTCAGGTCCACCCATGCTGACAGGGACAGCAAACAGTGATGCACAGTAGTGGCGAAAATCCTCCTCCTCAgctacgcacacacacacaatcaaaagaaaacaaaaagagacaGAGCCGTGCTTTCTGATATGTTGTTGATGGTGTGACCTGAAGAAtcagttgcttttctttctgctttGTTACAGCTTATACTTTTTACTTATAAAGCTACTTCTAGATGAACATAAATATAAAAGGTGATTTTTTTCTGTACTAGTAGATTTCTAGTCACTTAAAGTGCAAGCCATTTATTATTCATCATTTGCACTGACAGAGAATTTACTATTAAATGTACAGATTGTCTTAAGCATCGGTTACAGACCAGGCCAAAACTCAACTCCCAGGTTAACTCTCAGTTTTTGGCAGTTAGCTTGTCTCCTAAAGTTTGGCTTTGGCAGTCATGCAAGTGAGCTAGAGAATGACTAATGATGGATACAAAGTGTTCTTTCTGTCAACTGCAAAGAGCAGAAAGTATCTGACTGTCTGATTTTGGCAGAATGGCTACAACCATAAACATATAGCCATAGGCATGAAGAAGTATCATCAGCAACGTGTTGATGAACGTGCCATGATAACATGATACCAGCATTTCATTTCTAATCTCTTCCTACATGTAAAGGAGGCCCCAGTGATACAGGTGAACACTTAGGTCTTCCTATGTTGCTGACACAGCAGGAGCTGAGTAATGCTCTCACTGCTAAGGAAACTACTTTCCCATTCAAAAAATTACACCAGACATTTGTAATAGTCTACTATCTCTGGGACAGGTTTTAATGTCAAGCAAATATTTACAAGCTATTACCGTTTATATGGCTATTTATGCAACATACAAAACAGTATACCATGTTATATTGTTATCCTATCATGACCAACACAATTGGCACATGAATATACATGAAATTTCCTTTTCTATCAGTTAATTTGCCATTCTTTCACTCTTGCTAATGATGCTGTTCTGAattcttcttctctccctcactaACAATTCTTCTATCACATCACCACATGGGTTTGACAGCTCACGAAAATGAGAATTTAAAAGAAGGGGGCGCTCCCAACATGCCGCCAGAAAACAGCTTTTATTATTCATGGACACACACAATGCCCTCCCTTTTATATTCAAagacaggagaggaggagagattcTGCAACCTGTTGTAATTTGCATGCATTAGAAAAGTTTGAAGCAGGTGGAAGGAATAGTTTATCAGCTGCTAAACAGCTCGACATTTcccaaaaagaaaaggagaaaaaacactgctgtcttcctcacatctgcatataaccgaaacaaagtattaaTTATTAAATTGTGAGTAGAGAAATGAAAGCTGTAGTATGAAtaactgttttattattttaataactgTTTTATATTATAAAAGGAGTTAGAATATAATTAGCACTTCACTGATTTGAGAGTATGGAAATGATGAAGGAATAATGAGTTGTTTGACTCTCTATTACAAGCAGGTAAGAGctgtaaataaatgtgcaaatcTAAGTCTATCAATATGTAAGTGTAGATCTTGAAAGCTCTGTATCATTTCCTACAACAGCgcatcaaaacaaaataaagtttacaTAAGAACAGTCCTGTAAAATAAGTGCATGTATTTTCACATCAATAACTCCAGTTGACTAACATTTACATGGCATTCAATTGAAATCTGAGGGCAAAGACATTCAGgaagaaaaagctttttaaaacgTCATTTTGGGCAAAGGCTACAAAATACTTGTGGTCGAAACGACCACTGAAATTAACCCTTTCATGCGTGAATTATGGCAACCTCAATTAGgactttttattcatctttaggcatgaacaaaaaagatttttgaacttcattttttaaacatggacttttcaaagagttttttaCATGTCCACTTAGGTGGACAACATACATTTTGAGTGGGCGGCAGGGTATGGAGTGATACATCAGTGTCAGATGTAGTGGTTTTTGTGCATGTTTActatcaacactgacacaaatacaagaacagcctttgaatagctgtccactgtagtgaccactatgcGTGAACGGGTTAAAGCTTATCTAAAGTAAAATGTATATACGCTGTTTCAAAAGTCCTAGAATCATATCAAGATGGCTAAAAGGCTGCCAGACATGTTTCTAGAAGGTCTTTGGCtttaatgtgcagttttgttgaGGCATAACTGAGTTTGTATTGGTTTATTATGATTTCATACATTCAATAAAGGGATATGCAGTCAATGCTATTCTTTTATATGAAAATTATCAACtatttggcttcattttttattaaaaaagcacaaaaaagtgAGCTCTGGGATAAAGGAGGTTAAGAAACCTTCTGTTTGGGAAGTTTATTCAAGGGCAGGGCATTGTCAAATAGACAATTTGTAGCCACAGTTAAAACCACTTGGATACAGTGGTGTAATCCcctttaaaataaacaactaaaCTCTCAGGGTCATAAACACCAAGACCTGACCTGGTCCTCTAATAGCTTTCTAAGCATTATAAAGTAAGGGCAGTTCCTGTCTAGCAACAAATAAGGTGTGCAATCAGGTtctccttcaaaataaattgTTCTGGGTTATTTTGATAGTAAGAATGTACGTTGTTGTAAGAATCACTATGTGGGCACAGCAGAGAGATGCTGACATATTTATTTCTGAAATGCACTCTTGttattaaacacatttaaagagAATTTGAGTCACTTTTTCTTATCAATCATTACTGCTGTAAACACAGGAAATTTTGACTGAAGAAAGATTTGAGATAGACAGCTATTCGGAAAGGGGGGAAAGCAAGGACTAGCAGATCCTAACCAGGTCAGGTTTAGAGTGAATCTTGATTGATATGATGAGAGGCAGTTGACAGCCTCCGAGTCCAGAGGTTTGGAAGGGGAGAGTTAATCTTGGTATATGTCTCCTTTCAGCCTCAGCTGGGGGCAAAAAGTCAGGACACTAGTACTGACTGATGAGCTCCAGATCGTGTGCTCCACACTACAGGCTGACTTCCCCCTCACCCCATTCCTTACCCTGTCAGGCTTGAGCCACCTCTAACAGCCCTCGGCCCACACAATCACAGCCAGTGATTACCCGTCACAGTGCCACAGTTGGATGGGCAGGTACTGATACGTCTGACCCATTGAGAGGGAAAGATTTTGccattgtgtgtttctgtataagtgtgtgtttggagtgtgttaTGTGATTTGCACTTGTGTTATCTGTCAAACTACTCAGTCCTgagctgtttatttgtttggtaGAGAGCCTGGTTCTGGGATGTATTTCAGAAAAGTGATGTGTACAGCAGAAAATACACAATTCTGAACATAGTATGATTGTGTCCCTCATTTGTTTGTCAAAAGATGTTCATAGGCTTACAGATGTACTTCTTTATGCAGTTACATATTAGCATGTTTATTACCATTAATACTGCTTGGAGTCTCCTCAGCGGTTGTAGCAGGCAGACATTTTTGATCTGCAGAGACAGCCTGAGATGATGGGTATATTTCAACTGGTGttctgaaaacacagaaatcaTATTTAGAACAGTGAATAAGGATAGACCCCAGCCAGAAAAAGTAATTTAAGTAACAATTTAAGTAACTTATTAAGTGTCATGTTTTCCTCTTTCCCTTTATCACCTCATTCTGTTGCTGAATGATTGACAGATGCATACCTACATATGTCCAACACACTATTCCCTTATGT containing:
- the zbbx gene encoding uncharacterized protein zbbx isoform X3; amino-acid sequence: MNLNDFVVLPNNKAKSVKLNARNLQELQMETTTLASESREIEEKLQRLKDSISKEKAERGHSQRIKWASGECGSMTSNSLSYGSKKDKESKLQKLSAGKLKIRVLKDEELTAPPQPPPPLPTQTARKSRLRGTVCGQCEVKTAGIMCAECTENYCVGCFARFHHKGALKFHKMIPIQTDLQTRVSTRDVVNSFKKQTDPSSDYSTSPNPNPGTTPSSRQQNESPEKRTEAEENPDCGKMLVRSHGEEKKVGITEDDNKGFLPSLLKGEYNEEESARSFQEALKLWRGKNDGVWIPARPVSVSAMATQTALPPDREAEGQRRGGGGERVPVKVKFTKNSLTYMDRLLLKKHRRTPVEIYPSSQAVSADQKCLPATTAEETPSSINAEEEDFRHYCASLFAVPVSMGGPEPQVTTPESCLRIEVLDETSRDRRGLSAAEKKADNSPEVHTVQWISQKGNSVVPKTALLNDGSLRVGPSSPVAPLQSRLVQKLKPSKPQTSQAGPSIKSHLSKNKLSTCPTAENPTVSESSIKTSPAKSPRQSPQSTADCGAPQHISLLPHSQLKAPKSSADVSVTTSSRSPISDEHLSPPPSISFPLRSTFTVSSSSSTDSTLLPKVNHPAPLEKCSDSALLPDQPQSSRLFVEPISSPKICESPRSNLMSPKESQYFLCDPESLLSDNQLQLPLSPKTTSAHSPAKYLEPAQSQISAVASETLSKLSLFDATPPDEHSTYRSTQTFEDAPVIRSVETESTQSQDTNYIPSSSLLKVTQNNVLPVKVDEEERLSVDSGDDMSSDSLGLDPLEEDTSDEDSQMQGRLMRGSSREENPAISHLEDSFVPAETETTKDMQTDKSEELPELSMVMHNQSAGSGSEHFCDLHGFSPLGLDMIAGQPETPEHAHCDPLHTCQSPLRDSDPTGLQSYGLSSSFRALNEEHLVFGVMKDNHRQPTGIQIHSSRTGEVSADELGTSVDSEFSPVFCPLSQAAREIMEICNVDQMGCEDPDLEIDTTAHALSSLEQELRLMVKSADQKPSSGTPGTGTEHSGSQDECSNPASKRGGVTAEQEEEEEDEEEVKRDRQSVLLLP
- the zbbx gene encoding uncharacterized protein zbbx isoform X4, with the protein product MNLNDFVVLPNNKAKSVKLNARNLQELQMETTTLASESREIEEKLQRLKDSISKEKAERGHSQRIKWASGECGSMTSNSLSYGSKKDKESKLQKLSAGKLKIRVLKDEELTAPPQPPPPLPTQTARKSRLRGTVCGQCEVKTAGITDLQTRVSTRDVVNSFKKQTDPSSDYSTSPNPNPGTTPSSRQQNESPEKRTEAEENPDCGKMLVRSHGEEKKVGITEDDNKGFLPSLLKGEYNEEESARSFQEALKLWRGKNDGVWIPARPVSVSAMATQTALPPDREAEGQRRGGGGERVPVKVKFTKNSLTYMDRLLLKKHRRTPVEIYPSSQAVSADQKCLPATTAEETPSSINAEEEDFRHYCASLFAVPVSMGGPEPQVTTPESCLRIEVLDETSRDRRGLSAAEKKADNSPEVHTVQWISQKGNSVVPKTALLNDGSLRVGPSSPVAPLQSRLVQKLKPSKPQTSQAGPSIKSHLSKNKLSTCPTAENPTVSESSIKTSPAKSPRQSPQSTADCGAPQHISLLPHSQLKAPKSSADVSVTTSSRSPISDEHLSPPPSISFPLRSTFTVSSSSSTDSTLLPKVNHPAPLEKCSDSALLPDQPQSSRLFVEPISSPKICESPRSNLMSPKESQYFLCDPESLLSDNQLQLPLSPKTTSAHSPAKYLEPAQSQISAVASETLSKLSLFDATPPDEHSTYRSTQTFEDAPVIRSVETESTQSQDTNYIPSSSLLKVTQNNVLPVKVDEEERLSVDSGDDMSSDSLGLDPLEEDTSDEDSQMQGRLMRGSSREENPAISHLEDSFVPAETETTKDMQTDKSEELPELSMDDTCKGTTANPPHYCEMLSPAPRVMHNQSAGSGSEHFCDLHGFSPLGLDMIAGQPETPEHAHCDPLHTCQSPLRDSDPTGLQSYGLSSSFRALNEEHLVFGVMKDNHRQPTGIQIHSSRTGEVSADELGTSVDSEFSPVFCPLSQAAREIMEICNVDQMGCEDPDLEIDTTAHALSSLEQELRLMVKSADQKPSSGTPGTGTEHSGSQDECSNPASKRGGVTAEQEEEEEDEEEVKRDRQSVLLLP
- the zbbx gene encoding uncharacterized protein zbbx isoform X5, with protein sequence MTSNSLSYGSKKDKESKLQKLSAGKLKIRVLKDEELTAPPQPPPPLPTQTARKSRLRGTVCGQCEVKTAGIMCAECTENYCVGCFARFHHKGALKFHKMIPIQTDLQTRVSTRDVVNSFKKQTDPSSDYSTSPNPNPGTTPSSRQQNESPEKRTEAEENPDCGKMLVRSHGEEKKVGITEDDNKGFLPSLLKGEYNEEESARSFQEALKLWRGKNDGVWIPARPVSVSAMATQTALPPDREAEGQRRGGGGERVPVKVKFTKNSLTYMDRLLLKKHRRTPVEIYPSSQAVSADQKCLPATTAEETPSSINAEEEDFRHYCASLFAVPVSMGGPEPQVTTPESCLRIEVLDETSRDRRGLSAAEKKADNSPEVHTVQWISQKGNSVVPKTALLNDGSLRVGPSSPVAPLQSRLVQKLKPSKPQTSQAGPSIKSHLSKNKLSTCPTAENPTVSESSIKTSPAKSPRQSPQSTADCGAPQHISLLPHSQLKAPKSSADVSVTTSSRSPISDEHLSPPPSISFPLRSTFTVSSSSSTDSTLLPKVNHPAPLEKCSDSALLPDQPQSSRLFVEPISSPKICESPRSNLMSPKESQYFLCDPESLLSDNQLQLPLSPKTTSAHSPAKYLEPAQSQISAVASETLSKLSLFDATPPDEHSTYRSTQTFEDAPVIRSVETESTQSQDTNYIPSSSLLKVTQNNVLPVKVDEEERLSVDSGDDMSSDSLGLDPLEEDTSDEDSQMQGRLMRGSSREENPAISHLEDSFVPAETETTKDMQTDKSEELPELSMDDTCKGTTANPPHYCEMLSPAPRVMHNQSAGSGSEHFCDLHGFSPLGLDMIAGQPETPEHAHCDPLHTCQSPLRDSDPTGLQSYGLSSSFRALNEEHLVFGVMKDNHRQPTGIQIHSSRTGEVSADELGTSVDSEFSPVFCPLSQAAREIMEICNVDQMGCEDPDLEIDTTAHALSSLEQELRLMVKSADQKPSSGTPGTGTEHSGSQDECSNPASKRGGVTAEQEEEEEDEEEVKRDRQSVLLLP